A window from Festucalex cinctus isolate MCC-2025b chromosome 12, RoL_Fcin_1.0, whole genome shotgun sequence encodes these proteins:
- the wdr43 gene encoding WD repeat-containing protein 43, with product MADGKSSFSLPLPCVFSPKSRQYLAVCAQDGRLRIWNTDSKTLHKEYVPSAHLSATCTCIHWGPCRTVKDGPQRKKRKSEAGRQPEEKADLLAMGTVAGTVLIYSTAKGALHCTLDGGHSGGVNCVHWHPEESLLYSGSDDTNIVEWDLQTGKTRSKWKADRAAVTSLCVSPDGKLLLSAGQTIKMWDLDTKEVYRKFTGHSTAVTTLRFATTRPPDSSGLYFLSGAAHNRLLSVWQVREDGKDKNSVVSFVLTDEPQHIDLVTSKSKEQAVRLAVVCKDGQLHLFEHFLNGPCKKPLSPSCTVQMSDTKDSPMPIPLLAAALSAESRTVMLAYGNYLQPVIERVDINTADRHVCLTRNIQTTLSLSIASTVSKVKTPIINAKSKVLVPGLPGHQAPVKATEKRKKDADSKEMSIAERLGEIDLQSPASTGKGAPKGTPSLQTDNFAVLLVQGLESSDSSILNKVFQTRKDIVVKKTVARIPLAAVLPLVEEITRRLQGHPFTAVMMVRWLKAVLMHHTSYLSSLPDLVSQLGVLYHMIESRVKMFQKLTRLHGKLHLLVTQVATNTNSNKVSDVDHTAKLVYEEESSDEDEASGTEGLADEDSDNWEEDELMEEDKKEPIEQDDEDPESRTDSKANGEENTEHDNESEEE from the exons ATGGCGGACGGCAAAAGCAGCTTTTCGCTGCCGCTACCTTGCGTTTTTTCACCCAAATCACGCCAGTACCTGGCGGTGTGTGCCCAGGATGGAAGACTTCGAATTTGGAACACAGACAGTAAAACACTTCACAAGGAATATGTGCCTTCAGCTCATTTGAGTGCCACTTGTACATGCATACATTGGGGGCCATGCCGGACAGTCAAG GACggtcctcagaggaaaaagaggAAATCAGAGGCAGGGCGGCAGCCGGAGGAAAAGGCCGACCTGTTGGCAATGGGCACGGTAGCCGGCACAGTGCTCATTTACAGTACAGCTAAGGGAGCTCTGCATTGTACGCTG GATGGAGGCCATAGTGGAGGAGTGAATTGCGTTCACTGGCACCCTGAAGAGAGTTTATTGTATAGCGGCTCAGATGACACAAACATTGTGGAATGGGACCTGCAGACAGGCAAGACGCGGAG TAAGTGGAAGGCAGACCGTGCTGCAGTGACCAGTTTGTGTGTGAGCCCGGATGGTAAACTGCTGCTTTCGGCTGGGCAGACCATCAAAATGTGGGACTTGGACACCAAGGAGGTTTACAGG AAATTCACCGGCCACTCCACAGCTGTGACGACCCTCCGCTTTGCCACCACGCGACCACCTGACAGCAGCGGTCTCTATTTCCTGTCTGGTGCTGCTCATAATCGACTGCTAAGTGTATG GCAAGTACGAGAAGATGGCAAGGACAAGAACTCGGTGGTGTCGTTTGTGTTGACAGATGAGCCTCAACATATTGACCTTGTTACATCCAAAAGCAAGGAACAG GCGGTGAGGCTAGCAGTGGTGTGTAAAGACGGACAGCTCCATCTCTTTGAGCACTTTCTAAATGG GCCCTGCAAGAAGCCCCTGTCACCTTCATGCACGGTGCAGATGTCGGACACGAAAGATTCCCCGATGCCGATCCCCCTCCTCGCGGCTGCCCTGAGCGCCGAGTCGCGGACTGTGATGCTGGCTTATGGCAACTATCTGCAGCCTGTAATAGAGAGAGTG gatatTAACACAGCTGATAGGCATGTTTGTTTGACACGGAATATTCAGACCACCTTGTCCCTTTCCATCGCATCTACCGTTTCCAAG GTGAAAACCCCAATCATCAACGCCAAGAGCAAAGTGCTGGTTCCTGGACTTCCTGGTCATCAAGCCCCAGTTAAGGCAACAGAGAAAAGGAAGAAAGACGCAGACTCCAAAGAG ATGTCAATAGCAGAGCGTCTTGGTGAAATTGATCTGCAGTCTCCAGCTTCCACCGGAAAGGGAGCTCCTAAAGGGACGCCCTCCTTGCAGACAGACAATTTTGCAGTGTTGCTGGTGCAGGGCCTTGAGAGCAGTGACAGCAGCATCCTAAAT AAAGTTTTTCAAACTCGTAAAGATATTGTCGTCAAGAAAACTGTTGCTCGGATACCCCTCGCTGCTGTTTTACCGTTGGTGGAAGAG ATTACCAGGAGGCTCCAAGGGCACCCTTTCAC GGCAGTTATGATGGTGCGGTGGCTCAAAGCAGTGCTGATGCACCACACGTCATACCTGTCTTCG CTACCTGACTTGGTTTCCCAGCTGGGAGTGCTTTATCACATGATTGAGAGCAGAGTGAAGATGTTCCAAAAACTGACCCGGCTACATGGGAAGTTGCACCTCCTCGTGACACAG gtggcgacaAATACTAACAGCAACAAGGTATCTGACGTTGACCACACAGCCAAGCTGGTGTATGAAGAGG AATCTTCAGATGAAGACGAGGCCTCTGGGACTGAAGGTCTTGCAGATGAAGACTCGGAT AATTGGGAGGAGGACGAGTTGATGGAGGAAGACAAGAAGGAGCCA